A section of the Streptomyces sp. NBC_00178 genome encodes:
- the kynU gene encoding kynureninase, with the protein MSDFKERAEALDAADALAPLRDLFVLDDTVYLDGNSLGALPRHVPGRVQDVITREWGSLRIRSWTESGWWTAPERIGDRIAPLVGAAAGQVVVGDSTSVNVFKAVVAASRLASEGRDEILVDATTFPSDGYIAESAARMTGHRIVPVAPADVREALGPRTAVVLLNHVDYRTGRLHDLPGLTAAVHDAGALAVWDLCHSAGALPVGLDAHGVDLAVGCTYKYLNGGPGSPAFLYVAERHQTAFDSPLPGWTSHADPFAMTPAYEPADGSVRGRVGTPDILSMLALEASLEVWEGVTVEAVRAKSLALTDFFLECVAAYVPEGRVRSATPESHAERGSQVSLRCDDAEAVMRVLIERGVVGDLRRPDVLRFGFTPLYVGFADAERAARILAEVLAV; encoded by the coding sequence ATGTCTGACTTCAAGGAGCGCGCCGAGGCGCTCGACGCCGCCGACGCGCTGGCCCCGCTGCGCGACCTCTTCGTCCTCGACGACACCGTCTACCTCGACGGCAACTCGCTGGGCGCGCTGCCCCGCCACGTGCCCGGGCGCGTCCAGGACGTCATCACCCGCGAGTGGGGCTCCCTGCGCATCCGCTCCTGGACGGAGAGCGGCTGGTGGACCGCGCCGGAGCGGATCGGCGACCGGATCGCCCCGCTCGTCGGCGCCGCCGCAGGACAGGTCGTGGTGGGCGACTCGACCAGCGTGAACGTCTTCAAGGCCGTCGTCGCCGCGAGCCGCCTCGCCTCCGAGGGCCGCGACGAGATCCTGGTCGACGCCACGACGTTCCCCTCGGACGGGTACATCGCCGAGTCGGCGGCCCGGATGACGGGCCACCGCATCGTGCCGGTCGCCCCGGCCGACGTGCGGGAGGCGCTGGGACCCCGCACCGCCGTCGTCCTGCTGAACCACGTCGACTACCGCACCGGCAGGCTCCACGACCTGCCCGGTCTGACCGCCGCGGTCCACGACGCCGGTGCGCTCGCCGTCTGGGACCTGTGCCACAGCGCCGGCGCCCTGCCCGTCGGCCTCGACGCGCACGGTGTGGACCTGGCCGTCGGCTGCACGTACAAGTACCTGAACGGCGGGCCGGGTTCGCCGGCCTTCCTGTACGTCGCCGAGCGCCACCAGACGGCCTTCGACTCGCCGCTGCCGGGCTGGACGTCGCACGCCGACCCGTTCGCGATGACGCCCGCCTACGAGCCCGCCGACGGTTCCGTGCGGGGCCGCGTCGGCACCCCGGACATCCTCTCCATGCTGGCGCTGGAGGCGTCGCTGGAGGTGTGGGAGGGCGTCACGGTGGAGGCCGTGAGGGCCAAGTCCCTGGCGCTGACGGACTTCTTCCTGGAGTGCGTCGCCGCCTACGTCCCCGAGGGCCGCGTCCGCTCCGCCACCCCCGAGTCCCACGCGGAGCGCGGCAGCCAGGTGTCGCTGCGGTGCGACGACGCCGAGGCCGTGATGCGGGTGCTCATCGAGCGCGGAGTGGTCGGCGACCTCCGCCGCCCGGACGTGCTGCGCTTCGGTTTCACCCCGCTGTACGTCGGCTTCGCGGACGCCGAGCGGGCGGCGCGGATCCTCGCCGAGGTGCTGGCGGTCTGA
- the pyrE gene encoding orotate phosphoribosyltransferase has protein sequence MTDVRAELLQQIKDKAVVHGKVTLSSGLEADWYIDLRRITLDGTAAPLVGRMMLDATAELDYDCVGGLTLGADPVATSMLHASAARGESLDAFVVRKAQKAHGMQRRIEGTDVKGRRCLVVEDTSTTGGSPLTAVEAVREAGGEVVAVATIVERGAAPAIAEAGLPYVSVYSVADLDLS, from the coding sequence ATGACTGACGTACGCGCTGAGCTGCTCCAGCAGATCAAGGACAAGGCCGTGGTGCACGGCAAGGTGACCCTCTCCTCGGGGCTGGAAGCCGACTGGTACATCGACCTGCGCCGGATCACGCTGGACGGCACGGCCGCGCCGCTGGTCGGCCGGATGATGCTCGACGCGACCGCCGAACTCGACTACGACTGCGTCGGCGGGCTGACGCTGGGCGCCGACCCGGTGGCCACCTCGATGCTGCACGCCTCGGCGGCGCGCGGGGAGAGCCTGGACGCGTTCGTCGTCCGCAAGGCGCAGAAGGCCCACGGGATGCAGCGCCGGATCGAGGGCACGGACGTCAAGGGCCGCCGCTGCCTCGTCGTCGAGGACACGTCGACGACCGGAGGCTCGCCGCTCACCGCCGTCGAGGCGGTCCGTGAGGCCGGCGGCGAGGTCGTGGCCGTGGCCACGATCGTGGAGCGGGGTGCCGCTCCGGCGATCGCCGAGGCCGGCCTGCCGTACGTCAGCGTCTACTCGGTGGCGGACCTCGACCTGTCCTGA
- a CDS encoding tryptophan 2,3-dioxygenase family protein, which yields MSANHPDPEATGADTPHLDFAGTTPYEDYVQADVLTHLQHLRSDDPGEMVFLVTTQVMELWFTVIVHEWETAAHALREDRIPVARDALKRSLRELEALNASWKPLAGLTPAQFNSYRGSLGEGSGFQSAMYRRMEFLLGDKSASMLVPHRGAPRVHAELEKALHQPGLYDETLALLARRGYAVPRSVLERDLSQRYEPSAAVEAAWAEIYANPDQNDELVRLGEVLTDVGELVWRWRNDHLTATRRAMGSKTGTGGSAGVAWLEKRATKNVFPELWTARSHV from the coding sequence ATGTCGGCGAACCACCCCGACCCGGAAGCCACCGGTGCGGACACCCCGCACCTGGACTTCGCGGGAACGACTCCGTACGAGGACTATGTCCAGGCGGATGTCCTGACCCACCTCCAGCACCTGCGCTCGGACGATCCCGGCGAGATGGTCTTCCTGGTCACCACCCAGGTCATGGAGCTGTGGTTCACGGTCATCGTCCACGAGTGGGAGACCGCGGCGCACGCCCTGCGCGAGGACCGCATACCGGTCGCCCGCGACGCGCTGAAGCGCTCACTGCGGGAACTGGAGGCGCTGAACGCCTCCTGGAAGCCCCTGGCCGGTCTCACCCCGGCCCAGTTCAACTCCTACCGCGGCTCGCTCGGCGAGGGCTCCGGCTTCCAGTCGGCGATGTACCGCCGGATGGAGTTCCTGCTCGGTGACAAGTCCGCGTCCATGCTCGTGCCGCACCGGGGCGCGCCCCGTGTCCACGCCGAGCTGGAGAAGGCGCTCCACCAGCCCGGCCTGTACGACGAGACGCTCGCCCTGCTCGCCAGGCGCGGCTACGCCGTCCCGCGGTCGGTGCTCGAACGCGACCTCTCGCAGAGGTACGAGCCCTCCGCCGCGGTTGAGGCGGCCTGGGCGGAGATCTACGCGAATCCCGACCAGAACGACGAGCTCGTACGGCTCGGCGAGGTCCTGACCGACGTCGGCGAGCTGGTCTGGCGCTGGCGGAACGACCACCTCACCGCCACCCGGAGGGCCATGGGCTCGAAGACCGGGACGGGCGGCTCGGCCGGTGTCGCCTGGCTGGAGAAGCGCGCGACGAAGAACGTGTTCCCCGAGCTCTGGACGGCCCGCAGCCATGTCTGA
- a CDS encoding MFS transporter, whose translation MTDADADGIRVASPVGRWVVLTTVLGSSMALLDSTVVNVALPHIGEDLGSDLAGLQWTVNAYTLTLAGLILLGGALGDRFGRRRVFVIGVIWFAAASLLCGIAPNAPMLILARALQGVGGALLTPGSLAIIQASFHPDDRARAVGLWSGLGGVGAAVGPFLGGWLVDGPGWRWIFLINLPLAAVCVPVALRHVPESRDPRAHGRFDVLGAALAALALALITYALIEVPGQGASAQVVGGAVAGVVLAAAFVRVERHRADPMVPPSIFASRQFTSVNVVTVCVYAALGGFFFLSAIQLQVVAGYSALEAGAALLPTTVLMLLFSASSGEIGRRIGPRIPLTVGSLLAAAGMLLMLRVGPGASYPLDVLPAVLVLGVGLVSLVAPLTASVLAAVDTGRAGLASGVNNAAARAAGLIAVAALPLLAGMSPDAYREAGEFASTFRRAMPICAGLLVAGAAVAWWSLRKVATPGPEQQPACTMHCGVVAPPLEPEPESRHT comes from the coding sequence ATGACTGATGCGGACGCCGACGGGATCCGGGTTGCCTCGCCCGTGGGGCGGTGGGTCGTGCTGACCACCGTGCTCGGTTCGAGCATGGCCCTGCTCGACTCCACGGTCGTGAACGTGGCCCTGCCGCACATCGGCGAGGACCTGGGCTCCGACCTGGCCGGCCTGCAGTGGACCGTCAACGCCTACACGCTCACCCTCGCCGGGCTGATCCTGCTCGGGGGCGCGCTGGGGGACCGGTTCGGGCGGCGGCGGGTGTTCGTCATCGGGGTGATCTGGTTCGCCGCGGCCTCGCTGCTGTGCGGGATCGCGCCGAACGCGCCCATGCTGATCCTGGCGCGGGCACTGCAGGGCGTCGGGGGCGCGCTGCTGACGCCGGGGTCGCTGGCGATCATCCAGGCGAGTTTCCACCCGGACGACCGGGCCCGTGCCGTGGGCCTCTGGTCCGGGCTCGGCGGGGTCGGGGCCGCGGTCGGGCCGTTCCTCGGCGGGTGGCTGGTGGACGGACCGGGGTGGCGGTGGATCTTCCTGATCAACCTGCCGCTCGCCGCTGTCTGCGTGCCCGTCGCGCTGCGGCACGTGCCGGAGTCCCGGGACCCGCGCGCGCACGGCCGCTTCGACGTGCTCGGGGCCGCGCTGGCCGCACTCGCGCTCGCGCTGATCACCTACGCGCTGATCGAGGTCCCGGGGCAGGGCGCCTCCGCCCAGGTCGTCGGAGGGGCGGTCGCCGGTGTGGTCCTGGCGGCGGCCTTCGTCCGCGTGGAGCGGCACCGCGCCGACCCCATGGTCCCGCCGTCGATCTTCGCGTCCCGGCAGTTCACGTCCGTCAACGTCGTCACGGTCTGCGTGTACGCCGCCCTCGGAGGGTTCTTCTTCCTGTCGGCCATCCAGCTCCAGGTGGTGGCCGGCTACTCGGCGCTCGAAGCGGGGGCCGCGCTCCTGCCCACGACGGTGCTGATGCTGCTGTTCTCGGCGTCCTCCGGGGAGATCGGCCGGCGCATCGGGCCCAGGATCCCGCTCACCGTCGGTTCCCTGCTGGCGGCCGCCGGCATGCTCCTGATGCTGCGGGTCGGACCCGGGGCCTCGTACCCGCTGGACGTCCTGCCCGCCGTGCTGGTGCTGGGCGTCGGCCTGGTCTCCCTCGTGGCGCCGCTCACCGCCAGTGTGCTGGCCGCCGTGGACACCGGCCGGGCCGGTCTCGCCAGCGGGGTCAACAACGCCGCCGCGCGGGCCGCGGGGCTCATCGCCGTCGCCGCGCTGCCCCTGCTGGCGGGGATGAGCCCGGACGCGTACCGGGAGGCGGGCGAGTTCGCCTCGACGTTCCGGCGGGCGATGCCGATCTGCGCGGGGCTCCTCGTGGCAGGTGCGGCGGTCGCCTGGTGGTCGCTGCGGAAGGTCGCGACGCCGGGGCCCGAGCAGCAGCCGGCGTGCACGATGCACTGCGGTGTCGTGGCCCCGCCCTTGGAGCCGGAACCGGAATCCAGGCACACTTGA
- a CDS encoding sensor histidine kinase, with product MTETKTRSPEYRLAAGAIGGLRQDLFHNVFDYRPLGPLGTGGPVIRRLPATVRAWAVWTPHAVIGAVALISLLAGVFETNTYSPFGIATAITAFLPAATLLMTMARPVLAFWVSIASAPVMAVVGSGDWPWSPNAFACHLGVLIVVAARTRPRTAAWMWVITLFAGSFMETIGPWNPSSSNGAMAFTSAIALLVVTVVQTRREAQREVTVQRTVTAVERDRRTLLEERTTIARELHDVVAHHMSVVAIQAEAAPYRVENPPPELEQAFVTIRENAVAALTELRRVLGVVRAEDYEAPDAPQPTLAEIDRLLDNVRETGLETEKTVTGAVRELPQGVELSAYRIVQEALSNTLRHAPGAAAKVEIGYVLGGLGVRVVNGPARGLVKPSPGAGHGITGMRERVAMLNGEMTAGATGDGGYEVAVFLPVPVEHDRVGSGGAA from the coding sequence GTGACCGAGACCAAGACGCGAAGCCCGGAGTACCGGCTGGCCGCAGGGGCGATAGGCGGCCTGCGGCAGGACCTGTTCCACAACGTGTTCGACTACCGGCCGCTGGGCCCCCTGGGGACGGGCGGCCCGGTGATCCGGCGGCTTCCGGCGACCGTCCGCGCGTGGGCGGTCTGGACGCCGCACGCGGTGATCGGGGCGGTCGCGCTGATCTCGCTGCTGGCCGGGGTCTTCGAGACGAACACCTACTCGCCCTTCGGGATCGCGACCGCCATCACCGCGTTCCTCCCCGCCGCCACCCTGCTGATGACGATGGCCCGCCCCGTCCTCGCGTTCTGGGTGTCGATCGCCTCGGCCCCGGTGATGGCCGTGGTCGGCAGCGGTGACTGGCCCTGGTCGCCGAACGCCTTCGCGTGCCACCTCGGCGTCCTGATCGTCGTCGCCGCCCGGACCCGGCCGCGCACGGCGGCCTGGATGTGGGTGATCACCCTCTTCGCCGGCTCCTTCATGGAGACCATCGGCCCCTGGAACCCCAGCTCCAGCAACGGCGCCATGGCCTTCACGTCCGCGATCGCCCTGCTCGTCGTGACGGTCGTGCAGACACGCCGCGAGGCGCAGCGCGAGGTCACCGTCCAGCGCACCGTCACCGCCGTCGAACGCGACCGGCGCACGCTCCTGGAAGAGCGCACGACCATCGCCCGCGAGCTGCACGACGTCGTCGCCCACCACATGTCCGTCGTGGCGATCCAGGCCGAGGCGGCCCCGTACCGGGTGGAGAATCCGCCGCCCGAGCTGGAGCAGGCGTTCGTCACGATCCGGGAGAACGCCGTCGCGGCCCTCACCGAGCTGCGCCGCGTCCTCGGCGTCGTACGGGCGGAGGACTACGAGGCGCCCGACGCCCCGCAGCCCACGCTCGCCGAGATCGACCGGCTGCTGGACAACGTCAGGGAGACCGGACTGGAGACGGAGAAGACGGTCACCGGCGCCGTGCGGGAGCTTCCGCAGGGGGTCGAGCTGTCGGCCTACCGGATCGTCCAGGAGGCGCTGAGCAACACGCTCCGGCACGCTCCGGGCGCCGCGGCGAAGGTCGAGATCGGTTACGTGCTCGGCGGGCTGGGCGTACGGGTCGTCAACGGTCCGGCGCGAGGGCTGGTCAAGCCCTCGCCCGGCGCCGGGCACGGGATCACCGGGATGCGGGAGCGGGTGGCGATGCTGAACGGCGAGATGACCGCGGGAGCGACGGGCGACGGCGGCTACGAGGTCGCCGTGTTCCTCCCCGTGCCGGTGGAGCACGACCGCGTCGGGTCCGGTGGGGCGGCATGA
- a CDS encoding alpha/beta hydrolase family protein, giving the protein MSDSAARERDAAEAESAFGHPAVAPDRTAAYGSHPDQVIDFYAPRDGREGAPLVVVLHGGAYRAPYDRQHVSPFADFLARRGFAVASVEYRRGGGIPRQGGDAPVAGRWPETFDDVAAAMDALPGLTARELPQADVRRTVVTGHSAGGQLALWAAARHVLPEGSPWRLPTSPPLRGVVALAPIADFASAVELDVCSGALHQLLGDGGDFETRSAHVDPALLLPTGIATTVVQGVEDTTVPAAVGETFVDAAAKAGEVVGLTLLDGVGHFPLIDPAADACAVVAEEIAQLAW; this is encoded by the coding sequence ATGTCGGATTCTGCCGCGCGTGAACGGGACGCCGCCGAGGCCGAGTCGGCCTTCGGGCATCCGGCGGTCGCCCCCGACCGGACCGCGGCCTACGGCAGCCATCCGGACCAGGTGATCGACTTCTACGCCCCGCGCGACGGCCGGGAGGGCGCACCGCTCGTCGTCGTGCTGCACGGCGGGGCGTACCGCGCCCCGTACGACCGGCAGCACGTGTCGCCCTTCGCCGACTTCCTGGCCCGGCGCGGGTTCGCGGTGGCCAGCGTCGAGTACCGGCGCGGCGGCGGGATCCCCCGGCAGGGCGGGGACGCACCCGTGGCGGGACGCTGGCCCGAGACCTTCGACGACGTGGCCGCCGCGATGGACGCGCTGCCCGGGCTGACCGCCCGGGAGCTGCCCCAGGCCGATGTGCGCAGGACCGTGGTCACCGGGCACTCGGCGGGCGGGCAGCTGGCTCTCTGGGCCGCGGCCAGGCACGTGCTGCCGGAGGGCTCGCCGTGGCGGCTGCCCACGTCACCCCCGTTGCGCGGGGTGGTCGCGCTGGCGCCGATCGCCGACTTCGCGAGCGCCGTGGAGCTGGACGTGTGCTCCGGTGCGCTGCACCAGCTGCTGGGCGACGGCGGGGACTTCGAGACGCGGAGCGCGCACGTGGACCCCGCTCTGCTGCTGCCCACCGGCATCGCGACGACCGTCGTCCAGGGGGTGGAGGACACCACCGTCCCGGCGGCCGTCGGCGAGACCTTCGTGGACGCCGCGGCGAAGGCGGGCGAGGTGGTGGGGCTGACGCTGCTCGACGGTGTCGGGCACTTTCCGCTGATCGATCCGGCCGCGGACGCCTGCGCGGTGGTGGCCGAGGAGATCGCCCAGCTGGCCTGGTAG
- a CDS encoding response regulator transcription factor — protein MNATPIRVLIVDDQMMVREGFSVLLNAMPGIEVVGEAVDGRQAVSQVAALRPDVVLMDIRMPELNGIEATREIVAADADAKVLVLTTFDLDEYVYQALRAGASGFLLKDASARQLADGVRVVASGEALLAPTVTRRLITEFSKIAEAPRPPAMARIGDLTERETEVLVLIAQGLSNLEIASHLVVAESTIKTHVSRILVKLGLRDRTQAAVFAYEARLVTPG, from the coding sequence ATGAACGCCACACCCATCCGGGTACTGATCGTCGACGACCAGATGATGGTCCGCGAGGGCTTCTCCGTGCTCCTCAACGCGATGCCCGGCATCGAGGTCGTCGGCGAGGCCGTCGACGGCCGGCAGGCCGTCTCCCAGGTCGCGGCGCTCCGGCCCGACGTCGTGCTGATGGACATCCGCATGCCGGAGCTCAACGGCATCGAGGCGACCCGCGAGATCGTCGCCGCCGACGCGGACGCCAAGGTGCTCGTCCTGACCACGTTCGACCTGGACGAGTACGTCTACCAGGCGCTGCGCGCCGGAGCCTCGGGCTTCCTGCTGAAGGACGCCTCGGCCCGGCAGCTCGCCGACGGCGTGCGCGTGGTGGCGTCCGGCGAGGCGCTGCTCGCCCCGACCGTCACCCGACGGCTGATCACCGAGTTCTCGAAGATCGCGGAGGCGCCGAGACCTCCCGCCATGGCACGGATCGGGGACCTCACCGAGCGGGAGACGGAGGTGCTGGTGCTGATCGCCCAGGGGCTGTCGAACCTGGAGATCGCCTCGCACCTCGTCGTCGCCGAGTCGACGATCAAGACGCACGTCAGCCGCATCCTGGTGAAGCTGGGGCTGCGGGACCGGACCCAGGCAGCCGTGTTCGCGTACGAGGCGCGGCTGGTCACCCCCGGATAG
- a CDS encoding DUF3151 domain-containing protein: protein MSIHENLLGGPAPTHLPDDPEPRELLAGGAAPADVAAKYPKSSLAWAQLADEAFEGGRVVESYAYARTGYHRGLDALRRAGWKGHGPVPFEHEPNRGFLRALHALARAAQAIGEQDEYERCSTFLRDSSQTAADILS from the coding sequence ATGTCGATCCACGAGAACCTGCTCGGGGGCCCCGCCCCGACCCATCTGCCCGACGACCCGGAGCCGCGCGAGCTGCTCGCGGGCGGCGCGGCACCCGCCGACGTCGCCGCCAAGTACCCCAAGTCGTCGCTTGCCTGGGCACAGCTCGCCGACGAGGCGTTCGAAGGCGGCCGGGTCGTCGAGTCCTACGCGTACGCCCGCACCGGCTACCACCGCGGCCTCGACGCGCTGCGCAGGGCCGGCTGGAAGGGGCACGGCCCCGTCCCCTTCGAGCACGAGCCGAACCGCGGCTTCCTGCGGGCCCTGCACGCCCTCGCGCGCGCCGCGCAGGCGATCGGTGAGCAGGACGAGTACGAGCGCTGCTCGACGTTCCTGCGCGACTCCTCGCAGACGGCGGCGGACATCCTGAGCTGA
- the fbaA gene encoding class II fructose-bisphosphate aldolase, whose product MPIATPEVYAEMLDRAKAGKFAYPAINVTSTQTLHAALRGFAEAESDGIVQISTGGAEFLGGQYNKDMVTGAVALAEFAHIVAAKYDITVALHTDHCPKDKLDGYVRPLLDVSAERVAKGLNPLFQSHMWDGSAETLADNLAIGQELLAKAAAAKIILEVEITPTGGEEDGVTHEINDELYTTVDDALRTAEALGLGEKGRYLLAASFGNVHGVYKPGNVVLRPELLKDLQVGVSSKYGKPAGSQPFDFVFHGGSGSTAEEIATALENGVVKMNLDTDTQYAFTRPIVDHMFSNYDGVLKVDGEVGNKKVYDPRSWGKSAEAGMAVRVTEACSNLRSAGTKLK is encoded by the coding sequence ATGCCCATCGCAACCCCCGAGGTCTACGCCGAGATGCTCGACCGGGCGAAGGCAGGCAAGTTCGCCTACCCGGCCATCAATGTGACGTCGACCCAGACCCTGCACGCTGCGCTGCGCGGCTTCGCGGAGGCGGAGAGCGACGGCATCGTCCAGATCTCCACCGGTGGTGCCGAATTCCTGGGCGGCCAGTACAACAAGGACATGGTGACGGGCGCGGTGGCCCTCGCCGAGTTCGCGCACATCGTCGCCGCCAAGTACGACATCACCGTCGCGCTGCACACCGACCACTGCCCCAAGGACAAGCTGGACGGGTACGTGCGGCCCCTGCTCGACGTCTCCGCCGAGCGCGTCGCCAAGGGTCTGAACCCGCTGTTCCAGTCCCACATGTGGGACGGCTCGGCCGAGACCCTCGCCGACAACCTGGCCATCGGCCAGGAGCTGCTGGCCAAGGCCGCCGCCGCCAAGATCATCCTTGAGGTCGAGATCACTCCGACCGGTGGCGAGGAGGACGGCGTCACGCACGAGATCAACGACGAGCTCTACACGACGGTCGACGACGCGCTGCGCACGGCCGAGGCGCTCGGCCTGGGCGAGAAGGGCCGCTACCTGCTGGCCGCGTCCTTCGGCAACGTCCACGGCGTCTACAAGCCGGGCAACGTCGTCCTGCGCCCCGAGCTCCTCAAGGACCTCCAGGTGGGTGTCTCCTCGAAGTACGGGAAGCCCGCCGGCAGCCAGCCGTTCGACTTCGTCTTCCACGGCGGTTCGGGCTCCACGGCCGAGGAGATCGCCACCGCGCTGGAGAACGGCGTCGTGAAGATGAACCTCGACACCGACACCCAGTACGCCTTCACCCGTCCGATCGTGGACCACATGTTCAGCAACTACGACGGTGTGCTGAAGGTCGACGGCGAGGTCGGCAACAAGAAGGTCTACGACCCGCGCAGCTGGGGCAAGTCCGCCGAGGCGGGCATGGCCGTGCGCGTCACGGAGGCCTGCTCCAACCTGCGTTCCGCCGGCACCAAGCTGAAGTAA
- a CDS encoding aldose epimerase family protein: protein MSDVGKNVRLTAGDAELTVDPVHGCRISSLRIGGTELLRQGERYGCFPMVPWCGRTREGLFRSGGELHQLPLNSPPHAIHGTGRDTEWKRARQDESEAAFFYDLADPWPYRGRVTQTFGLTEDSLMLSLGIETYGDSFPAQAGWHPWFRRNTGGQDVRVDFDAAWQEERGDDHLPTGRRIDPRPGPWDDCFGMPDGVDVKLTWPGELELTVTSRDEWVVIYDEQAEAVCVEPQSGPPNGLNTAPRLVTPIEPLEITTTWNWARL from the coding sequence GTGAGCGATGTTGGGAAGAACGTCCGGCTGACCGCCGGCGACGCCGAGTTGACCGTCGACCCCGTCCATGGCTGCCGGATCAGCAGCCTGCGGATCGGAGGCACCGAACTGCTGCGCCAGGGCGAGCGGTACGGCTGCTTCCCCATGGTGCCCTGGTGCGGACGCACCAGGGAGGGCCTGTTCCGCAGTGGTGGCGAGCTCCACCAGCTGCCCCTGAACTCCCCGCCGCACGCCATTCACGGCACGGGGCGCGACACCGAGTGGAAGCGCGCCCGCCAGGACGAGTCCGAGGCGGCCTTCTTCTACGATCTGGCCGACCCGTGGCCGTACCGGGGCAGGGTGACGCAGACGTTCGGGCTGACCGAGGACTCGCTGATGCTGAGCCTCGGCATCGAGACCTACGGGGACTCGTTCCCCGCCCAGGCCGGGTGGCACCCCTGGTTCCGCCGGAACACCGGGGGCCAGGACGTGCGGGTCGATTTCGACGCCGCCTGGCAGGAGGAGCGCGGCGACGACCACCTGCCGACAGGGCGCCGGATCGACCCCCGGCCCGGCCCCTGGGACGACTGCTTCGGGATGCCCGACGGGGTCGACGTGAAGCTCACCTGGCCCGGAGAGCTGGAGCTGACGGTCACGAGCCGGGACGAGTGGGTGGTGATCTACGACGAGCAGGCCGAGGCGGTCTGTGTGGAGCCGCAGTCCGGGCCGCCGAACGGGCTGAACACGGCGCCCCGGCTCGTCACTCCGATCGAGCCGCTGGAGATCACGACCACCTGGAACTGGGCCCGGCTCTGA
- a CDS encoding MalY/PatB family protein, with translation MTAPARYDFDTVIDRRGTWCVQWDGVAERFGVDGLLPFTISDMDFETAPEVLAALRARLDHGVLGYTTWQQDDFRSAVAHWHATRYGAEIDTGRLVYGPSVLNQFSQLLQMWTAEGDGVVAHTPTYDGFRKAITGLGRELRGVPVGDVDALERELAREDARVLVLCSPHNPTGRVWTEAELREMTVLARRHGVAVISDEIHADFVHEGHVHVPYSRVADDFAAEGAGEGRWAVITSASKSFNFPALSGSYGLIGDPADREEYLRRMETGEGLASPAVLALTAHIAAYRQGADWLDALRAYVADNLALVAERLNAAYPELAWEPPQAGYLAWVDLRPLGVDDDALQRVLIEREKVAIMPGAVYGAPGFLRLNVGCARSKVEAGVSALVRGIAAVR, from the coding sequence GTGACCGCGCCTGCGCGCTACGACTTCGACACCGTCATCGACCGCCGGGGCACCTGGTGCGTCCAATGGGACGGGGTCGCCGAGCGGTTCGGGGTGGACGGGCTGCTGCCGTTCACCATCTCCGACATGGACTTCGAGACCGCGCCCGAGGTGCTGGCCGCCCTGCGCGCCCGCCTCGACCACGGCGTTCTCGGCTACACCACGTGGCAGCAGGACGACTTCAGGTCGGCCGTCGCGCACTGGCACGCGACCCGGTACGGCGCCGAGATCGACACCGGCCGGCTGGTCTACGGCCCGTCCGTGCTCAACCAGTTCTCCCAGCTGCTGCAGATGTGGACGGCCGAGGGCGACGGCGTGGTCGCCCACACTCCGACGTACGACGGCTTCCGCAAGGCGATCACCGGGCTCGGGCGGGAGCTGCGGGGGGTGCCCGTCGGGGACGTGGACGCCCTGGAGCGTGAGCTGGCGCGGGAGGACGCCAGGGTCCTGGTGCTCTGCTCGCCCCACAACCCGACGGGGCGGGTGTGGACGGAGGCCGAGCTGCGCGAGATGACGGTGCTGGCCCGCAGGCACGGGGTCGCGGTCATCAGCGACGAGATCCACGCCGACTTCGTGCACGAGGGGCATGTGCACGTGCCGTACTCGCGTGTCGCGGACGACTTCGCGGCGGAGGGCGCCGGGGAGGGCCGGTGGGCGGTCATCACCTCCGCGTCGAAGTCCTTCAACTTCCCGGCGCTGTCCGGTTCGTACGGCCTGATCGGCGACCCCGCCGACCGGGAGGAGTACCTGCGCCGCATGGAGACGGGCGAAGGTCTCGCCTCCCCGGCCGTGCTGGCGCTGACCGCGCACATAGCGGCGTACCGGCAGGGGGCGGACTGGCTGGACGCGCTGCGCGCCTACGTCGCGGACAACCTCGCCCTGGTCGCGGAGCGGCTGAACGCGGCGTACCCCGAACTGGCGTGGGAGCCCCCGCAGGCGGGCTACCTCGCGTGGGTGGATCTGCGCCCGCTGGGCGTGGACGACGACGCGCTGCAACGGGTCCTGATCGAGCGGGAGAAGGTCGCGATCATGCCGGGCGCGGTGTACGGGGCGCCCGGCTTCCTGCGCCTGAACGTGGGATGCGCCCGGAGCAAGGTCGAGGCAGGGGTGTCGGCACTGGTGCGGGGTATCGCGGCGGTGCGGTGA